In Humulus lupulus chromosome 7, drHumLupu1.1, whole genome shotgun sequence, the following are encoded in one genomic region:
- the LOC133788712 gene encoding uncharacterized protein LOC133788712 produces the protein MDEHEFRRILDLFPVVRSRDFVFQVESESSSRQSSSKPPQNEELKDWQDAWEEGGSKQVEIKGPDHNEAFWKKLKSAVARKVGAADAEKFCKTFQRIHNKVVNKELSSEAAQSFLKLSISDK, from the exons ATGGACGAGCATGAATTTCGACGTATCTTGGATCTCTTCCCCGTCGTCCGATCCCGAGATTTTGTT TTTCAGGTTGAATCTGAATCATCAAGTAGACAATCATCTTCTAAGCCGCCGCAGAATGAAGAG CTAAAAGATTGGCAAGACGCATGGGAAGAAGGAGGTAGCAAACAAGTTGAAATCAAAGGACCTGATCATAATG AAGCGTTTTGGAAGAAGCTCAAGTCAGCTGTTGCGAGAAAG GTTGGTGCAGCAGACGCAGAGAAATTTTGCAAGACATTTCAGCGAATTCATAATAAAGTC GTTAATAAAGAACTGAGTTCAGAGGCTGCCCAAAGCTTTCTAAAATTGTCAATTTCTGACAAATAG